From a single Triplophysa rosa linkage group LG1, Trosa_1v2, whole genome shotgun sequence genomic region:
- the saxo2 gene encoding stabilizer of axonemal microtubules 2: MTRLCVCEMCSCGRHRCTHQATALYSKGGQSNVVTEYSEKYPAYKGHIRPKSLKPQQEYKAHQNGMDGTTTFRSDYVPYKVMRPPEKPQAEYKPKPGQIDLGTTYKQDFNQYEVQPFVSSRPKERVHTMNAKLDTVPTYKEDFRQWEISRRELTKPDGTYHPPTTKFGNSTTFQDDFVHKGLMPRESYKPSNIAKLSDAPFENATSSKLSYVPHPVEARYVKPPEEYKPSNQPFQDLTTHRKDYQGLPGQLPRSCKPEALKVASNKPFQSNTEFRERFQQWPISLPEVHKCVEYTSPTAHMDLTTTSHTDYIKHQVQPFVSAKPFLLPKKSSVPFQGNTTMRDDFQPWVSQRQTLIRKQEDMRRSSGKMEDLTTFKAHYIPHQTQPSQSFKPHNAPLQSDAPLDNDTMYRTEFTPKKISMCPASFESPPGFVFDNYDDQGHRFFRKLTSADVTETPKEMALIA; encoded by the exons ATGACACGACTCTGTGTCTGTGAGATGTGCAGCTGTGG CCGTCATCGCTGCACGCATCAGGCCACGGCACTGTACAGTAAAGGAGGTCAGAGTAACGTGGTGACGGAGTATTCTGAGAAATATCCTGCTTACAAAGGTCACATCCGTCCCAAAAGCCTCAAGCCCCAACAGGAGTACAAAGCTCACCAGAACGGCATGGATGGAACCACCACCTTCAG atcagACTATGTCCCTTATAAGGTCATGCGCCCTCCCGAGAAACCTCAGGCGGAGTACAAGCCTAAACCTGGACAGATTGATTTAGGGACCACCTACAAACAAGACTTCAATCAGTATGAAGTGCAGCCATTCGTTTCCTCGCGCCCTAAAGAGAGAGTACATACTATGAATGCAAAGCTGGACACTGTACCCACCTACAAAG AGGATTTTCGTCAGTGGGAAATCAGCCGCCGGGAATTAACCAAGCCTGATGGGACGTATCATCCCCCCACTACAAAATTTGGGAATTCCACAACATTCCAGGATGATTTCGTCCACAAGGGTCTCATGCCACGTGAGAGCTACAAGCCTTCAAACATCGCCAAGCTCTCCGACGCTCCCTTTGAAAACGCGACTAGCAGCAAGCTTTCATACGTACCACACCCTGTGGAGGCCCGTTACGTAAAACCGCCGGAAGAATACAAACCCAGTAACCAACCGTTCCAAGATCTCACCACACACCGCAAAGACTACCAAGGCCTGCCGGGTCAACTGCCCAGAAGCTGCAAACCCGAGGCGCTCAAGGTGGCCTCCAACAAGCCCTTCCAGAGCAACACGGAATTCCGGGAGCGTTTTCAGCAGTGGCCCATCTCCCTCCCCGAAGTCCACAAGTGCGTGGAGTACACGAGCCCCACGGCGCACATGGACCTGACCACCACCTCGCACACCGATTACATCAAGCACCAAGTCCAACCCTTCGTATCCGCCAAACCCTTCTTGCTCCCGAAGAAGTCTTCCGTGCCCTTTCAGGGCAACACCACGATGAGGGACGACTTCCAGCCGTGGGTGTCGCAACGTCAAACCCTGATCCGGAAGCaagaggacatgcgccgatcCAGCGGGAAAATGGAAGATCTTACCACCTTCAAGGCCCATTACATCCCTCACCAAACCCAGCCCAGCCAGAGCTTCAAGCCCCATAATGCACCTCTGCAGTCCGACGCTCCCCTAGACAACGACACCATGTATCGCACCGAGTTCACACCCAAGAAGATCAGCATGTGCCCGGCCAGTTTCGAGTCTCCGCCGGGGTTCGTTTTCGATAACTACGACGATCAAGGCCACCGGTTCTTCCGCAAGTTGACGTCGGCTGACGTGACGGAGACTCCTAAGGAAATGGCCTTGATAGCTTGA